The following are encoded together in the Sandaracinaceae bacterium genome:
- a CDS encoding response regulator has product MERAFQWSLLAVDDDERILRAYSRLLGRDFRLVTARDGLEAIELLRSGTSVDAIVSEIDLPEVTGPELLAWLEAEMPELADRVLFVTGAQDRPAFAEFVREQSDRVL; this is encoded by the coding sequence ATGGAGCGCGCCTTCCAGTGGTCGCTGCTAGCCGTGGACGACGATGAACGCATCCTGCGCGCGTACTCGCGGCTGCTCGGGCGAGACTTCCGCCTGGTCACGGCGCGTGACGGCCTAGAGGCCATCGAGCTGCTCCGCTCGGGCACCAGCGTGGACGCCATCGTCTCGGAGATCGATCTGCCCGAGGTGACCGGCCCCGAGCTGCTAGCGTGGCTGGAAGCCGAGATGCCCGAGCTGGCCGACCGCGTGCTCTTCGTGACCGGCGCCCAAGACCGGCCTGCCTTCGCCGAATTCGTGCGCGAGCAGAGCGACCGCGTGCTGC
- a CDS encoding thiamine pyrophosphate-binding protein, which translates to MRLVAALVARGVDTYFGIPGGPVCPIFEALRLTPGVTLIESRHESNAAFAAAAYQRASGKTPCVVVTAGPGITNAVTGIASASLERIPMLVICGDVPWESHGGCLAQDSGPGGLGVEQILAPITRGRIRVSHARSAATQALAALDLATSPMSPGPALLVVPLDRATAPAPEVPVVPAAKRYVMAPDHAATLEAMQWLSEAAHPLIVIGGACRGHEASVQRLVDLLDVPFVTTPRAKGVVSELHPRSLRTGGMAASMWARRYTAEPVDVALVLGTDLDDTSMGPTPYIGPSGRLVHVDINPAVFNRNAPTALAIQADVGAFAEAAYDVASREGLRNGKCHAALRAIKRQSAFDVPDFAGDDAPRIRPHRALADVQHAAGPNARFITDIGEHMLFALHYLVATTSDQFQIHLNLGSMGSGIAGAVGMALADRARPVVCVCGDGGMQMAGMEALVAVRERLPIVFTVFNDSRYNMVHHGMKQIFGQADAWESPHVDFASWARAMGMPAAVVEQPGKITAELIDSLAPFGGPVLLDVRIDRESRIRGGGRVEALQHMSMLATGASGR; encoded by the coding sequence ATGCGGCTGGTCGCGGCCCTCGTCGCCCGCGGCGTCGACACCTACTTCGGGATCCCCGGTGGCCCGGTGTGCCCGATCTTCGAGGCCCTGCGCCTGACACCCGGCGTCACTCTCATCGAGTCGCGCCACGAGTCCAACGCCGCCTTTGCGGCGGCTGCCTACCAACGCGCGAGCGGCAAGACGCCCTGTGTCGTGGTGACCGCGGGCCCTGGCATCACGAACGCCGTCACGGGGATCGCCTCCGCCAGCCTCGAGCGCATACCCATGTTGGTCATCTGTGGGGACGTCCCCTGGGAGTCCCATGGCGGATGCTTGGCACAGGACTCCGGGCCCGGTGGACTCGGTGTGGAGCAGATCCTCGCGCCCATCACGCGCGGTCGGATCCGAGTGAGTCACGCGCGCTCGGCCGCCACGCAGGCCCTGGCCGCGCTCGACCTGGCGACCTCACCGATGAGCCCGGGACCAGCGCTGCTCGTCGTGCCTCTCGATCGCGCGACGGCGCCTGCCCCCGAAGTGCCGGTGGTCCCAGCCGCCAAACGCTATGTCATGGCCCCCGACCACGCCGCGACCCTCGAGGCCATGCAGTGGCTGTCGGAGGCGGCCCACCCGCTGATCGTCATCGGGGGCGCCTGTCGTGGCCACGAGGCCTCCGTGCAGCGTCTCGTCGATCTACTCGACGTCCCGTTCGTGACGACCCCACGAGCGAAGGGAGTGGTGAGTGAGCTCCACCCGCGTTCGCTTCGCACGGGCGGCATGGCGGCATCGATGTGGGCTCGACGCTACACGGCGGAGCCCGTGGACGTCGCGCTCGTATTGGGCACGGACCTCGATGACACGTCGATGGGACCGACGCCCTACATCGGACCCAGCGGACGCTTGGTGCACGTGGACATCAACCCGGCGGTGTTCAACCGGAACGCCCCCACGGCGCTCGCCATCCAGGCGGACGTGGGGGCGTTCGCCGAGGCCGCCTACGACGTGGCGTCACGGGAGGGTCTGCGCAACGGGAAGTGTCACGCTGCGCTGCGCGCCATCAAGCGCCAGTCGGCATTCGACGTCCCCGACTTCGCAGGCGACGATGCCCCTCGGATTCGCCCGCACCGCGCGCTGGCCGACGTGCAGCATGCGGCCGGCCCGAACGCCCGATTCATCACCGACATTGGTGAGCACATGCTCTTCGCGCTCCACTACCTCGTCGCCACGACGAGCGATCAGTTCCAGATCCACTTGAACCTCGGGAGCATGGGCTCTGGTATCGCCGGCGCGGTGGGTATGGCGCTGGCGGACCGAGCGCGCCCTGTCGTCTGCGTGTGTGGCGACGGTGGCATGCAGATGGCGGGCATGGAGGCGCTGGTGGCCGTACGCGAGCGCCTGCCCATCGTGTTCACGGTCTTCAACGATTCCCGCTACAACATGGTCCACCACGGGATGAAGCAGATCTTCGGCCAAGCGGACGCGTGGGAGTCCCCGCACGTGGACTTCGCGTCCTGGGCGCGAGCCATGGGTATGCCCGCTGCGGTCGTCGAGCAGCCGGGAAAGATCACCGCAGAGCTGATCGATTCGCTGGCCCCATTCGGCGGTCCCGTGCTCCTGGACGTGCGCATCGATCGCGAGAGCCGCATCCGCGGCGGGGGTCGCGTGGAGGCGCTCCAGCACATGTCGATGCTCGCCACGGGAGCCAGCGGGCGATGA
- a CDS encoding DUF2378 family protein has translation MDERQRLLDEISEYCDLRVRLATIPPSAKWRGMYFNAVSGVLERAGKLGEYQRLMPETYSPLRMYPAGELLEHVAVAGALLRSPQDVHAGMHEVGRDNALYFARSLLGRTMLRLLDEDPYRVLQQGVAGRRQSATYGRWRLERTGERSALMHFEQEYGWIESYMLGAGIGTFESVGVTGSFEVELDGPYDGRHVIRW, from the coding sequence GTGGATGAGCGCCAACGCCTGCTTGACGAGATCTCGGAGTACTGTGACCTGCGAGTGCGGTTGGCGACGATTCCGCCATCGGCGAAGTGGCGCGGGATGTACTTCAACGCTGTGAGCGGAGTGCTCGAGCGCGCAGGCAAGCTGGGCGAGTACCAGCGACTCATGCCCGAGACGTACTCCCCGCTGCGCATGTACCCAGCAGGAGAGCTGCTGGAGCATGTGGCGGTCGCCGGCGCGCTGCTGCGATCGCCGCAGGATGTGCACGCCGGCATGCACGAGGTGGGGCGCGACAACGCCCTGTACTTCGCGCGCAGCTTGCTGGGCCGCACGATGCTCAGGCTGCTCGATGAGGACCCCTACCGTGTGCTGCAGCAGGGCGTCGCTGGGCGCAGGCAGTCCGCGACGTACGGTCGTTGGCGTCTGGAGCGCACCGGCGAGAGGAGCGCGTTGATGCACTTCGAGCAGGAGTACGGGTGGATCGAGTCCTACATGCTGGGCGCCGGCATCGGGACGTTCGAGTCGGTGGGGGTGACGGGGTCGTTCGAGGTCGAGCTGGACGGCCCGTACGACGGTCGACACGTCATCCGGTGGTAG
- a CDS encoding amidohydrolase — MSLPADPKDYRAIDLMLQIPGEDNSAWYESMKPLLRDEESRSVFKMPAQYMFKDIPDTGKHDDYVAYTLGEMDRWGIARAMISVNTDKSQNLEAIKRHPDRFFACYGADPNMGMDEVRKIKQLHREHGIKCVTGFPSGLCPQVPINDKKWYPVYAACVELDIPISLTVGVPGPRLPMAPQHVELIDEVCWFFPELRFVMRHGAEPWVDLAIKLMLKYPNLYYCTSAFRPKHYPKAIVQYANTRGADKIMYAGYFPMGLSLERIMLDMPEVPFKPEVWPKFLHENARRVFKLD; from the coding sequence ATGTCGCTGCCTGCCGACCCCAAAGACTACCGTGCCATCGACCTGATGCTGCAGATCCCCGGCGAGGACAACAGCGCCTGGTATGAGTCCATGAAGCCGCTGCTGCGCGACGAGGAGAGCCGCAGCGTCTTCAAGATGCCCGCGCAGTACATGTTCAAGGACATCCCGGACACCGGGAAGCACGACGACTACGTGGCCTACACGCTGGGCGAGATGGACCGCTGGGGCATCGCGCGCGCCATGATCAGCGTGAACACGGACAAGTCGCAGAACCTCGAGGCCATCAAGCGCCACCCGGACCGCTTCTTCGCCTGCTACGGCGCCGACCCCAACATGGGCATGGACGAGGTGCGCAAGATCAAGCAGCTGCACCGCGAGCACGGCATCAAGTGCGTGACGGGCTTCCCGTCGGGCCTGTGCCCCCAGGTGCCCATCAACGACAAGAAGTGGTACCCGGTCTACGCCGCCTGCGTGGAGCTGGACATCCCCATCTCGCTGACCGTCGGCGTACCCGGGCCACGCCTCCCGATGGCGCCGCAGCACGTGGAGCTCATCGACGAGGTCTGCTGGTTCTTCCCCGAGCTGCGCTTCGTCATGCGGCACGGCGCCGAACCCTGGGTGGACCTGGCCATCAAGCTCATGCTCAAGTACCCGAACCTGTACTACTGCACCAGCGCCTTCCGGCCGAAGCACTACCCCAAGGCCATCGTGCAGTACGCCAACACGCGCGGCGCCGACAAGATCATGTACGCGGGCTACTTCCCCATGGGGCTGTCGCTCGAGCGCATCATGCTGGACATGCCCGAGGTGCCCTTCAAGCCCGAGGTGTGGCCGAAGTTCCTGCACGAGAACGCCCGGCGCGTCTTCAAGCTGGACTAG
- a CDS encoding acyl-CoA dehydrogenase family protein — MAEVTPEDLIERARKLAPTLRERADKAGELRRTPDETIADFHALGLFKAVQPKRYGGYEMNPKILYQLQIELGKGCASSAWVFGVLSVHTWQLALFPKQAQDEVWGDDPKTLISSSYMPVGKSTWLDDGAASLSGHWSFSSGCDHAQWIFLGGFVPTEAGSPPDMRTFLLPRADYEIVDNWFVSGLKSSGSKDILVNNAKVPAHHMHKFFDGFRSNSPGNEVNPSPVYRYPFGQIHVRSVSTPALGAALGALESFNEYMKTKVSQATGGKAADNLLNNIAAAEAAAIIDREIITLERNFDEMFGYLERGEAIPLERRARFRNDSARAVSAAVEVVDALFTACGGRVLFQGNDINRHWQDVHAIRAHHANGPDKPAANFGAMQFGNKNTDFFI; from the coding sequence ATGGCGGAAGTCACTCCCGAGGACCTGATCGAGCGGGCACGCAAGCTGGCCCCCACGCTTCGTGAGCGCGCCGACAAGGCGGGCGAGCTGCGCCGCACCCCGGACGAGACCATCGCGGACTTCCACGCGTTGGGGCTCTTCAAGGCGGTGCAGCCCAAGCGCTACGGCGGGTACGAGATGAACCCCAAGATCCTCTACCAGCTGCAGATCGAGCTGGGGAAGGGCTGCGCGTCCAGCGCCTGGGTGTTCGGCGTGCTCAGCGTGCACACCTGGCAGCTCGCGCTGTTCCCGAAGCAAGCGCAGGACGAGGTCTGGGGCGATGACCCGAAGACGCTCATCTCCTCGAGCTACATGCCCGTGGGCAAGTCCACCTGGCTGGACGATGGCGCGGCCTCGCTCAGCGGGCACTGGTCGTTCTCGAGCGGCTGCGACCACGCGCAGTGGATCTTCCTGGGCGGCTTCGTGCCCACGGAGGCCGGCAGCCCGCCCGACATGCGCACGTTCCTCCTGCCGCGCGCGGACTACGAGATCGTCGACAACTGGTTCGTGTCGGGCCTCAAGTCGTCGGGCAGCAAGGACATCCTCGTGAACAACGCGAAGGTGCCGGCCCACCACATGCACAAGTTCTTCGACGGCTTCCGCTCGAACAGCCCCGGCAACGAGGTCAACCCCTCGCCGGTCTACCGCTACCCGTTCGGGCAGATCCACGTGCGCTCGGTCAGCACGCCCGCGCTCGGCGCCGCGCTCGGCGCGCTCGAGTCGTTCAACGAGTACATGAAGACCAAGGTCTCGCAGGCCACCGGCGGCAAGGCGGCCGACAACCTGCTCAACAACATCGCCGCAGCCGAGGCCGCGGCCATCATCGACCGCGAGATCATCACGCTCGAGCGCAACTTCGACGAGATGTTCGGCTACCTCGAGCGCGGCGAGGCCATCCCGCTCGAGCGCCGCGCGCGCTTCCGCAACGACTCGGCCCGCGCCGTGAGCGCCGCCGTCGAGGTGGTGGACGCGCTGTTCACCGCGTGCGGTGGCCGCGTGCTCTTCCAGGGCAACGACATCAACCGCCACTGGCAGGACGTGCACGCCATCCGCGCGCACCACGCCAACGGTCCGGACAAGCCGGCGGCCAACTTCGGCGCCATGCAGTTCGGCAACAAGAACACCGACTTCTTCATCTGA
- a CDS encoding VOC family protein: protein MSLIQQLGFLEFEVSDLGAWEVFMTKVLGTQLVDKATDGSMRFRMDGHGYRFVVTPGPRDDLKTMGWQVADAVKLDECVARLTAAGVEVTRGSAEACADRGVAGMALFRDPGRIPVELFHGPTLGEQPFKSELVGSHFVADELGLGHLVISTRNRDESRDFYMNVLGFKLSDHIVCDIGTYHVDIAFLHTNPRHHSLAMGGPMPKRVHHFMLQVASIDDVGLAYDRARDHDVVIEQELGRHPNDRMFSFYAQTPSGTQFEFGHGGRIIDDETWEPTTYNAISEWGHRRPPRKRPKTETPA from the coding sequence ATGAGTCTCATTCAGCAGCTCGGCTTCCTCGAGTTCGAGGTCTCGGACCTCGGCGCCTGGGAAGTGTTCATGACCAAGGTGCTCGGCACCCAGCTGGTCGACAAGGCCACCGACGGCAGCATGCGCTTTCGCATGGATGGCCACGGCTACCGCTTCGTGGTCACGCCCGGACCGCGCGATGACTTGAAGACCATGGGCTGGCAGGTGGCCGACGCGGTAAAGCTGGACGAGTGCGTGGCGCGCCTCACGGCCGCCGGCGTGGAGGTCACGCGCGGCAGCGCCGAGGCCTGCGCCGACCGGGGCGTTGCGGGCATGGCGCTGTTCCGTGACCCGGGCCGCATCCCGGTGGAGCTCTTCCACGGGCCCACGCTGGGCGAGCAGCCCTTCAAGAGCGAGCTCGTGGGGTCGCACTTCGTGGCCGACGAGCTGGGCCTCGGCCACCTGGTCATCTCCACGCGCAACCGCGACGAGAGCCGCGACTTCTACATGAACGTGCTGGGCTTCAAGCTCAGCGACCACATCGTGTGCGACATCGGGACGTACCATGTGGACATCGCGTTCCTGCACACCAACCCACGGCACCACAGCCTGGCCATGGGCGGACCCATGCCGAAGCGGGTGCACCACTTCATGCTGCAGGTGGCCAGCATCGACGACGTGGGCCTGGCCTACGACCGGGCGCGCGACCACGACGTGGTCATCGAGCAGGAGCTCGGCCGCCACCCCAACGACCGCATGTTCTCGTTCTACGCGCAGACCCCCAGCGGCACGCAGTTCGAGTTCGGTCACGGTGGCCGCATCATCGACGACGAGACGTGGGAGCCCACCACGTACAACGCCATCAGCGAGTGGGGGCACCGCCGCCCGCCGCGCAAGCGCCCCAAGACCGAGACCCCCGCCTGA
- a CDS encoding alpha/beta fold hydrolase, with protein sequence MVVPAVPEGKYVDVGSGVTLHLHDVPAAEGVPYRGTVLFIHGSGPGASGWSNFKGNYPALNAAGYRTLVPDMFGYGYSSKPTEGKFFMSDLATQFVGMLDGLGITEKVHLVGNSMGGAVCMRLALDHAARVGKLVLMAPGGLEERETYMNMLGIKTMLGNLTAGLSRESMRGTFGLQLFNTSLITDEIIEERFQIAETQPPGLLARLLVKNQEAELANITQDTLCFWGVNDNFCPVSGAAKVAERVPSSRTVIISQCGHWVMVEYPKLFNETTLRFLNGDLG encoded by the coding sequence ATGGTTGTACCGGCAGTGCCCGAAGGTAAGTACGTCGACGTTGGCTCCGGCGTCACGCTGCACCTCCACGATGTCCCTGCGGCCGAGGGCGTCCCCTACCGCGGCACCGTGCTCTTCATCCACGGCTCGGGCCCCGGGGCCAGCGGTTGGAGCAACTTCAAGGGCAACTACCCGGCGCTCAACGCGGCCGGCTACCGCACGCTGGTGCCCGACATGTTCGGCTACGGCTACAGCAGCAAGCCCACCGAGGGGAAGTTCTTCATGAGCGACCTCGCCACGCAGTTCGTGGGCATGCTCGACGGCCTCGGCATCACCGAGAAGGTGCACCTGGTGGGCAACTCCATGGGTGGCGCCGTGTGCATGCGGCTGGCGCTCGATCACGCCGCGCGCGTGGGCAAGCTGGTCCTCATGGCGCCCGGCGGTCTCGAAGAGCGCGAGACCTACATGAACATGCTGGGCATCAAGACCATGCTCGGGAACCTCACCGCGGGGCTCTCGCGCGAGAGCATGCGCGGCACCTTCGGGCTGCAGCTGTTCAACACGTCGCTCATCACCGACGAGATCATCGAGGAGCGCTTCCAGATCGCGGAGACGCAGCCGCCGGGCTTGCTGGCGCGCCTGCTGGTGAAGAACCAGGAAGCCGAGCTCGCCAACATCACCCAGGACACGCTGTGCTTCTGGGGCGTGAACGACAACTTCTGCCCCGTGTCGGGCGCGGCCAAGGTGGCCGAGCGCGTGCCCAGCTCGCGCACCGTCATCATCAGCCAGTGCGGCCACTGGGTCATGGTGGAGTACCCGAAGCTCTTCAACGAGACCACGCTGCGCTTCCTCAACGGAGACCTGGGCTGA
- a CDS encoding fumarylacetoacetate hydrolase family protein — protein sequence MDQAKIEEHGNALYEALRARHTLSPLTTRWPEITIADAYHVSLHMVKRRMSDDGEQIIGKKIGVTSKAVQEMLDVHQPDFGYLTDQMLYENGGEMPISQLLIQPRAEGEIAFKLKKDLVGPGVTNEDVLAATDYVMACFEIVDSRVKDWKVRIQDTVADNASCGLFVLGAEHVSPEGLDFPNLQMRVYKNGALLSQGLGSAALGSPVNCVTWLANTLGEFGISLNAGDVVLSGSLVPLEPVVAGDEMRLEVDGVGTAAVRFT from the coding sequence ATGGATCAGGCCAAGATCGAAGAGCACGGAAACGCGCTGTACGAAGCCCTGCGCGCGCGCCACACGCTGAGTCCGCTGACCACGCGCTGGCCCGAGATCACCATCGCCGACGCGTACCACGTGTCGCTCCACATGGTGAAGCGGCGCATGAGCGACGACGGCGAGCAGATCATCGGCAAGAAGATCGGCGTCACCAGCAAGGCCGTGCAGGAGATGCTGGACGTGCACCAGCCGGACTTCGGCTACCTCACCGACCAGATGCTGTACGAGAACGGCGGCGAGATGCCCATCAGCCAGCTGCTCATCCAGCCGCGCGCCGAGGGCGAGATCGCGTTCAAGCTCAAGAAGGACCTGGTGGGCCCGGGGGTCACCAACGAAGACGTGCTGGCCGCCACGGACTACGTCATGGCGTGCTTCGAGATCGTGGACAGCCGCGTGAAGGACTGGAAGGTCCGCATCCAGGACACCGTGGCGGACAACGCCAGCTGCGGTCTGTTCGTGCTGGGGGCCGAGCACGTGAGCCCCGAGGGCCTCGACTTCCCCAACCTCCAGATGCGCGTCTACAAGAACGGCGCCCTGCTCAGCCAGGGCCTCGGCAGCGCCGCGCTCGGCTCGCCGGTCAACTGCGTCACGTGGCTGGCCAACACCCTCGGCGAGTTCGGCATCTCGCTCAACGCGGGTGACGTGGTGCTCTCCGGCTCGCTGGTGCCCCTCGAGCCCGTGGTCGCGGGCGACGAGATGCGCCTCGAGGTCGACGGCGTGGGCACCGCGGCCGTGCGCTTCACCTGA
- a CDS encoding acetaldehyde dehydrogenase (acetylating), whose protein sequence is MSKKIKAAIIGSGNIGTDLLYKALRSEVIEPVWMVGIEEASEGLARAKQLGLKCTHEGVAGLEPHIVADNIQICWDATSAYVHGANNDIVKKYGVKMIDLTPAAIGPFCVPPVNLAAMVGEQAQNVNMVTCGGQATIPMVAAVSRVQAVAYGEIVATVSSKSAGPGTRKNIDEFTRTTARGVMEVGGAKEGKAIIIINPAEPPLIMRDTVHCLTVDEPDQAAITKSILEMVKEVQRYVPGYTLKNGPVFDGKRVSVFLEVEGLGDFLPKYAGNLDIMTAAGLRTAEIFAERMLADAAA, encoded by the coding sequence ATGTCGAAGAAGATCAAAGCAGCGATCATCGGGTCCGGAAACATCGGTACGGACCTGCTCTACAAGGCCCTCCGCAGCGAGGTGATCGAGCCCGTGTGGATGGTGGGCATCGAGGAGGCCTCGGAAGGCCTCGCGCGCGCGAAGCAGCTGGGCCTCAAGTGCACGCACGAGGGCGTGGCCGGGCTCGAGCCGCACATCGTGGCGGACAACATCCAGATCTGCTGGGACGCCACCAGCGCCTACGTGCACGGCGCCAACAACGACATCGTCAAGAAGTACGGCGTGAAGATGATCGACCTCACGCCGGCGGCCATCGGGCCCTTCTGCGTGCCGCCCGTGAACTTGGCGGCCATGGTCGGCGAGCAGGCCCAGAACGTGAACATGGTCACGTGCGGTGGCCAGGCCACCATCCCCATGGTCGCGGCGGTGAGCCGCGTGCAGGCCGTGGCCTACGGCGAGATCGTGGCCACGGTGTCGTCCAAGTCGGCGGGCCCGGGCACCCGCAAGAACATCGACGAGTTCACGCGCACCACGGCGCGCGGCGTGATGGAGGTGGGCGGCGCCAAGGAGGGCAAGGCCATCATCATCATCAACCCGGCCGAGCCGCCGCTCATCATGCGCGACACGGTGCACTGCCTCACGGTGGACGAGCCCGACCAGGCCGCCATCACCAAGTCCATCCTCGAGATGGTGAAGGAAGTGCAGCGCTACGTGCCGGGCTACACGCTCAAGAACGGCCCCGTGTTCGACGGCAAGCGCGTGTCGGTGTTCCTCGAGGTGGAGGGCCTCGGCGACTTCCTGCCCAAGTACGCCGGCAACCTGGACATCATGACGGCCGCCGGGCTCCGCACGGCCGAGATCTTCGCTGAGCGCATGCTCGCAGACGCCGCCGCCTGA
- the dmpG gene encoding 4-hydroxy-2-oxovalerate aldolase, which produces MNLNGKSIILHDMCLRDGMHPQQHQITVDQMVQTATALDEAGMPLIEVTHGDGLGGASVNYGFPAASDEEYLRAVIPKMKNAKVSALLLPGIGTVEHLRMALDCGVSTIRVATHCTEADVSEQHIKLGAKLGMDTVGFLMMAHMISPEHVVAQAKLMEDYGANCLYITDSAGYMLPDDVSARIGLLKSKVNPGTQVGFHGHHNMHMGISNSLAAIEAGADRIDGSTAGMGAGAGNTPLEVFVAVLERMGVSSGVDLFKIMDVAEEIVYPMMHHKVRTDRDSLTLGYAGVYSSFLLFAKRASAKYGVPSRDILMELGRRGTVGGQEDMIEDLALDMAKARAAASAEAE; this is translated from the coding sequence ATGAACCTCAACGGCAAGAGCATCATCCTCCACGACATGTGCCTGCGCGACGGCATGCACCCGCAGCAGCACCAGATCACCGTCGACCAGATGGTGCAGACGGCCACCGCGCTCGACGAGGCGGGCATGCCGCTCATCGAGGTGACGCACGGCGACGGTCTCGGCGGCGCCTCGGTGAACTACGGCTTCCCGGCGGCCAGCGACGAGGAGTACCTCCGGGCCGTCATCCCCAAGATGAAGAACGCCAAGGTCTCGGCGCTGCTGCTGCCCGGCATCGGCACCGTCGAGCACCTGCGCATGGCGCTCGACTGCGGCGTGAGCACCATTCGCGTGGCCACGCACTGCACCGAGGCCGACGTCTCAGAGCAGCACATCAAGCTGGGCGCCAAGCTGGGCATGGACACGGTGGGCTTCTTGATGATGGCCCACATGATCTCGCCCGAGCACGTGGTGGCGCAGGCCAAGCTCATGGAGGACTACGGCGCCAACTGCCTCTACATCACCGACTCGGCCGGCTACATGCTGCCGGACGACGTGAGCGCGCGCATCGGGCTGCTCAAGTCCAAGGTGAACCCGGGCACGCAGGTGGGCTTCCACGGGCACCACAACATGCACATGGGCATCTCCAACTCGCTGGCGGCCATCGAGGCGGGCGCCGACCGCATCGACGGCTCCACCGCGGGCATGGGCGCGGGCGCGGGCAACACGCCGCTCGAGGTGTTCGTGGCCGTGCTGGAGCGCATGGGCGTCTCCTCCGGCGTGGACCTCTTCAAGATCATGGATGTGGCCGAAGAGATTGTGTACCCGATGATGCACCACAAGGTGCGCACGGACCGCGACTCGCTCACGCTGGGCTACGCGGGCGTCTACTCGTCGTTCCTGCTGTTCGCCAAGCGCGCCAGCGCGAAGTACGGCGTGCCCTCGCGCGACATCCTGATGGAGCTCGGGCGCCGCGGCACCGTGGGCGGCCAAGAGGACATGATCGAGGACCTCGCGCTCGACATGGCGAAGGCGCGCGCGGCCGCGAGCGCAGAGGCCGAATGA
- a CDS encoding acyl-CoA dehydrogenase family protein — translation MTEASTSSESPELREFRAEMRAFMLEEAPASLRGTSPCGPFDGYWGGKLHPPVDPDVLRWRDVTLARGLTAPTWPKAYGGAGLTYEHAKVLYDEMRVLGLPRPVVGFGFAMIGPTLLQFGNEAQKLEHLPKICAGEIRWCQGYSEPNAGSDLANVQLSCEEDGPDHFILNGQKVWTSHADRSDWIFCLARTDRRAKKQSGITFILADMRSEGVTPRKIELISGASPFCETFFENVRVPRANVVGEVNSGWTVAKALLGHERSMIGQSIGRDPGSTQRELVKLGRTHLRAPEGPLPDPLLRDRVAAVSMEEAAFQLTLDRLAQSRAAGGPGHESSIMKIVATELKQRRFETGMALAGAAGLGWEGDAFDDEDLAYTREWLRSRANTIEGGSSEIQLNIIAKQVLGLPEGK, via the coding sequence ATGACCGAGGCGAGCACGTCGAGCGAGAGCCCCGAGCTGCGTGAGTTCCGCGCGGAGATGCGCGCGTTCATGCTGGAGGAGGCCCCGGCGAGCCTGCGCGGCACGTCCCCCTGTGGCCCGTTCGATGGCTACTGGGGCGGCAAGCTGCATCCGCCCGTGGACCCCGACGTGCTGCGCTGGCGCGACGTGACGCTGGCGCGCGGGCTCACGGCGCCCACGTGGCCCAAGGCCTACGGTGGCGCGGGGCTCACCTACGAGCACGCCAAGGTGCTGTACGACGAGATGCGCGTGCTGGGGCTGCCGCGCCCGGTGGTGGGATTCGGCTTCGCCATGATCGGGCCCACGCTGCTGCAGTTCGGCAACGAGGCGCAGAAGCTGGAACACTTGCCCAAGATCTGCGCGGGTGAGATCCGCTGGTGCCAAGGCTACAGCGAACCCAACGCGGGCTCCGACTTGGCCAACGTGCAGCTGTCGTGTGAAGAGGACGGGCCGGATCACTTCATCCTGAACGGGCAGAAGGTGTGGACCAGCCACGCCGACCGCAGTGACTGGATCTTCTGCCTGGCGCGCACGGACCGCCGCGCCAAGAAGCAGAGCGGCATCACGTTCATCCTCGCCGACATGCGCAGCGAGGGCGTGACCCCGCGCAAGATCGAGCTCATCAGCGGCGCTTCTCCGTTCTGCGAGACGTTCTTCGAGAACGTGCGCGTGCCGCGGGCCAACGTGGTGGGCGAGGTGAACAGCGGCTGGACGGTGGCCAAGGCGCTGTTGGGCCACGAGCGCTCCATGATCGGTCAGTCCATCGGGCGGGACCCGGGCTCCACGCAGCGCGAGCTGGTGAAGCTGGGGCGCACCCACCTCCGGGCGCCCGAGGGCCCGCTGCCGGATCCGCTGCTGCGCGACCGCGTGGCGGCGGTGTCCATGGAAGAGGCGGCCTTCCAGCTCACGCTCGACCGACTGGCGCAGAGCCGCGCGGCGGGTGGGCCCGGGCACGAGAGCTCCATCATGAAGATCGTCGCCACCGAGCTGAAGCAGCGGCGCTTCGAGACCGGCATGGCGCTCGCGGGCGCCGCGGGGCTGGGCTGGGAGGGCGACGCCTTCGACGACGAGGACCTCGCCTACACACGGGAGTGGCTGCGCTCGCGCGCCAACACGATCGAGGGCGGGTCGAGCGAGATCCAGCTCAACATCATCGCCAAGCAGGTGCTCGGCCTGCCGGAGGGCAAATGA